From the Streptococcus sanguinis genome, the window GTTTAAAAAATACAATAGGAGAATGGATGAAAAAAAGAGATTTAGAGTCATTGAGACAACAGCACAAGGCTAAATTTACAGGAGGTAAATCGGCGTCAGCTAAAAAAGAGCAGCGACAACCTCAAAAAAGTCCTGATATTGATAAAACGAAAGAAGAATCACATCAGTTACCAACAGGAGAGAAGAAACTCGAAACAAAAACTGATTGGAAGCAAGGGGAGTTTGTAGAGAAGAGGAGAAAAAATTTAAAGTGGGTCTGGACAAGCGGGTCAATTCTTTTAGTGATATTGGTGCTTATTCCTATTTTTCGATATGTTTCTTCAAATAAGGGAAGTCAGGAACGCAACACCTATCAATCTAGTTGGTCCTCTAGTAAGGAAAGTGAGAGTTACTCTTTTTCGGAAACATCATCTCGCTCATGGGAGGTTCCTGAGGATGAGACTTCTCAAGAAGCGACAGCTTATGTTGATAAGAAAGCAGCTAACTTCGCTTGGACATTTGATGATATCTTAGCTCTTCAAGTCTATTCATCTGAACAGCAAGGAAGTGGACAAGACGCTCCAACTGCCGAAGAAATTATCGAACGGTTTGGGAAGGCAACTTCTGGAGGAGAAAGCAATAACGGTAGCGACGATACACTTTATCTTTTTTATAGTGAATCGAGTGGACAACAAACAGCTAGTCTTTTGTTCAAAAAAATTGACGGCAAGTACCGACTGAGCACAATTCGTGGTAACCAACTGAGCAGTTCGCTTTACTCAAGTGGCTCAGAAACGCTGACTGAAGCAGATTTCCAGGACTTGAAAGCAGACGAGTTTGGTCAAGGTGCCCACATTCAAGATGTGGTGTCGCGTTTTGGTTTGCCACAAGTTATCAACAAGTCTGTAGACTATAAAGACAGAACGATTGTCTATCTCAAATATAAGCTGACGAATAAAAGCTATCTTTACTTAGACTTTGCCTTATCAAAGACAGGGGATTATCGACTGACTCGGAAGTATGTTTATTGATAAGAAGATTTTTGTTCTACGGTTTAGGATTATTTGATTGAGGATAATATGATAGTTGGGGCATAAAGGAGAGAATGATGGCAAGAAAAGATTGGGAGAGTCTGCGTCAGAAGCGTCAAACTAAATTTCAACAGGGTCAGAAGAGAGCAGGAAAAGTTCAAGGAGAACAGAAACTAGCTATTACTGAAGCAGAGTACCAAGAATTTGCGAAGAATAGGGTGGAAAACAAGAGCTCTACTCAGGTCGAGAGAGACGGGAAAGGAATTCTTGGACGTAAGCTTGTTAATAAACAAGTGTTGTGGTCATCAGTAGGTTTCTTGTCCATCTTCTTGCTTTTATCAGTTCCTTATTTGGTAAAACAGCTTGAATATTTCTTATCCCCTCAGAGAGTATTGGATGAATATGTGGATGAAGGGAACAATCATTTTGACTGGACTTATGAGGATATTAGCCAGCTTCAACTACAGAAAAAAAGTGATGTTGATGAGCGAAGCGGGTCTGGACTAACACCCAAGGATATTGTTAAGAAATTTGGTAAAGCGCAGTCAGGTAATCTAGCTCCTTTCCTGAATCAGACTGATGGGCGCATGAGTCTTTTCTATTCTCGAGAAGAACCGCGGCAGCGTTTGTCTTTCTACTTTGAAAAAATAAATAATGAATATCAGTTGTCAGGTATTTATTCTTATAATCTTGCTAGTTCGCAGTATGCTCAAAGCCGAACGGATCTAAAAGAGGAAGATTTTGAACATCTTGTCCTTGGTAAAGAGTTTCAAAACGAAGATGGAACTAGCTATCAGGAAATTTTAGAGAAATTTGGTCTATCAAAATACATAGAAGTTGATTCCGGTGGCGAGAGTAGTCAAAAGCTGAATGTGTTGTATAAGTTGGAGAATGGGAAATATGTAAGTCTCTGGTTCACCGTTTCTCAGGCCGGTGACTATCTTCTTTACGAAAAACATATCACTTGATGTTAGCTACCTTGAGAGCGAAAAGTATCGGTAGGCAATAATCGGAGACGCTTATGAGTATTCATTGCAGTGGAAAATTAAAAATATCCTCTATTGTGCGACCAAGGTTCATTTTAATTGAATGGATAGTATTTGTCAGATTTTGAAAAAGTAGGCAGACGGTCTTCTTTGTTTTGAAAAAAATAATTGCTAGAAAAAATAGGAATTTGGTTTATTTAAGGAGAAGAGCATGGGAAGAGGGCGGAAAGTTCAACGGGAGTGGTCAAAGAAGCCAGGATTCAACAAGCAAGCAACTAGTGTGTTCTCTGATAGCAGTCCTCAGGGGGAAGTTTTTGAGGCTACAGCTAAAGAAAAACAGCAAAAAAAGTTGGCAGGTAGTCGAAAACCTAAACTTATATCAAGTTTAGGTCAGTCTCGATACGCCTCTTTGTTAGTAGTTTCTACAGGTCTAGTGCTAATTACTTGTTTTGCAATACTTGTATCATATATGTGGCCAAGGTCCAAGCAAGTACGAAACCAGTCATCAGTGCAGTCTACTAGTACAGTTCAGAATGAATCAGAAGATAACATAAAGAAGCTGACTGAAGATTATTCTGACCTTATAGAAGAGAATCGACAAATAGACTTCCAAATAGAAGATATACTACAGATGGTAAAAACGATGAAAGAACCTAATGTGCTTCCACAGGATGTTGTCGAGAAGTATGGAAAAGCTAGTTCCGGTAGCATCGATAATAGCGTGAAAGGCAGTCAACTAGTAGAACTGACATATAAACTAATAGGAGAGAAAGGAGATATTACCTTAAGGTTTAGGGATGTTGAGGGTAGAACAGAGCTCTCATTAGTATACGTTAGATTATTTCGTAATGCTTGGGGGCCAGTTACGAAATCGGTTGATGATTACCGAACTCTTATCCCTCAAGATAAGCAAGAAGGATTGGAAGTAAAACAGGCCATAGCAGAACTGGGGATGCCTAAGACTATTTATGCTTCTAAATCAGTTAAGGGGCAAGTTAATTCAATTAGTCTAAGTTACTCAACCACAGACAATATGACTGTTTCTTTGTATTTTGACGAAGTGAATGGGCTTTACCGTCTAAAAAGTTTGTTGACTAGCACGGTCTGAGAAGATAGACCAGAAACGCTAGGATCTTCTTTAAAAATCAAGAGGCTGGCAAAAATAGAACTAGAAAAATCCTGATGAGAGCATCAGAAAGGTATTGAGGTAGTAAAAGTCTAAGGAATAGATGGGACCAGTCGTAATGGGCCTTATCTCAATCGGGTATCTAGAGAGTCCTAAAACATTTGGAGCTTCCAAATACTTATTACAAAGTAGGAATCAAGGAACATTAATCTGAGTCTATGTTAGATTAGAATCTACTGTCATTTGAAATTTGAGGAGGATAAGGGTGGGAGACTCCATTTAAAAAATATTCAATCCTCTGAGTAGGAAATAATAGTATCATTCTAATAAAGTGCAAACTAAACTTCTGAATTGTGTTATAATAGATAAATATTAGATGGCTAGGAGAGAGTATATCTTTCTCTACATAAAGAAATGGAAAGAACAAAGAGGTAAAGCTATGTCTGCTACTAAAATGAACGCTCAAGAAATTATCAAATTTATCGCTGATGCCAAGAAAAAAACTCCGGTCAAGGTGACCTTTAATGGAGAATTGCACGGTTCGATTCCTTGGTCTGTTGTGAAGTTAGGCAATGTTCTTTTTGGGGATTGGGAAGAAATTAAGCCACTCCTAGCGAACTTAGAGGAAAATAAGACCTATGTCGTGGAGCAGGATGCCCGCAATTCAGCGGTGCCGCTTTTGGATAAGCGTGACATCAATGCCCGCATTGAGCCAGGCGCTATTATTCGTGACCAAGTCGAAATTGGTGATAATGCTGTCATCATGATGGGGGCAGTCATCAATATCGGTGCAGAAATTGGTGCTGGAACTATGATTGATATGGGTGCTATTCTGGGCGGCCGAGCAATTGTTGGTAAAAACAGTCATGTCGGTGCAGGTGCTGTTCTGGCGGGAGTCATTGAGCCGGCTAGTGCTGAGCCAGTTCGCGTTGGAGACAATGTACTGATTGGTGCCAATGCGGTTGTGATCGAAGGTGTACAAATTGGCAGTGGTTCCGTTGTTGCGGCTGGTGCGATTGTGATCCAGGATGTTCCGGAAAATGTAGTAGTTGCTGGCGTTCCGGCACGAGTTATCAAGACCATTGATGAAA encodes:
- the dapD gene encoding 2,3,4,5-tetrahydropyridine-2,6-dicarboxylate N-acetyltransferase, producing the protein MSATKMNAQEIIKFIADAKKKTPVKVTFNGELHGSIPWSVVKLGNVLFGDWEEIKPLLANLEENKTYVVEQDARNSAVPLLDKRDINARIEPGAIIRDQVEIGDNAVIMMGAVINIGAEIGAGTMIDMGAILGGRAIVGKNSHVGAGAVLAGVIEPASAEPVRVGDNVLIGANAVVIEGVQIGSGSVVAAGAIVIQDVPENVVVAGVPARVIKTIDEKTQQKTALEDALRTL